The DNA segment cttattttcttcttcttcttcttcacattCTCGGCCACCGCTACTCTTCTCTCTTTGATTGATAACCTTAATTATAATTCctactttttgttttttcttcatTCCCCTTTCTAATTCCCTCTTCCATGGCCAAGACCACCGGCTTTAACTCCGATCCGTCTGTCATGGCCAAGGCGACCGAATTAAAGAAAGAATTGCAGAAGCTTGTCAAAACCATTCTCGACGACGAAGATTATCCGTTAGAAACCCTCGATCAAGCCAAAGAAACCCTATTCGCTCTAAAAGAACTCAAGTCGAAGAAGAGATCCTCGTCCCTTAAATTGCGAGAATCGTTGCCTTGCCCTGACGAGTTTAAATGCCCTTTATCCAAGGAATTGATGAGAGATCCTGTCATTTTGGCTACAGGACAGGTTTGTTTCTCTCAATTCTCAGTGTTAAAAGAGTGGTTGTTTGCTCTCAACTGTAGAGGATCTGTCTTTTTCACTATTCTTGGCTTTAGCGCACTAAGGATTTCAATTTACTTGCAATTATTTTACTTAATTCAGTTAGGTTTTTAATCTTCAATTAATATGTTCAAATTGTCGGTTAAATACTGTTCTTTTGGCTGGATTTAATATAAGACTTAGCTCTAAGTGGATTTAATATGATAATTTGAATTTTGAtcataatttctttattttagaTGCTTTTAGTTGCATTCTCCTCCCTTTACGCTATGCTCCGATTGATGTTGAGTAAATATGGGAAATGTAATTCAGAATTTGTTAATTTGAGTCTTCACAGAAAGATGGATTGCAAAATAACTGagagaatttcagattttattgGCTTTGGGTAGTCTATGGGATTTGGTGACTGTTTGGTTTAAGAATTCATTAGCATTGAGACAGATGTTTGAAATCTGGTGATATCAAAGTACTATTCATGCTTGTACTATTTCAGGAGCAATGAAAAATGTGGAAGCTTGTGTTTGATTCATGTATGGATAAATTCGAACCTTGCTATGGTAATGTCTTCATCAGATTTTCTTTATAAATGTTACATCTTTCAGaagattatttgtttaattagGATTTCCGAATGAATTAATGAAATGTCAATACCACATATGAAGGAATTTCCATCATTCTTGGACAGAATAGCTGCATTAAAAATAAGTTCTTTGATTACTATCTTTGCTTGGCTGATTTTCATATTGCTTCATCTGAACATTTGTTAATTTAATCTTTATTATTGATATGTTTAATCTTGTTGTGTCAAATTGTGCAGACTTATGATAGACCATTTATTCAGAAATGGCTGAAAGCTGGGAATAGGACGTGTCCTCTAACTCAGCAAGTCCTGTCACACACACTCCTAACTCCTAATCACTTGATCAGGGAAATGATATTACAATGGTGCAAGAGTCAAGGGTTAGAGTTGCCGGACCCTGTTCAATATGTTAATGACGATGGAATAACAGAAGTTGACCGCGATCATTTTCTGTCTTTGCTTGAAAAGATGTCTTCAGCACTGCCTGAACAAAAAGAAGCTGCAAGGCAGCTCCGGATGTTGACAAAAAGGATGCCCTCTTTCCGGGCATTATTCGGCGAGTCTACTGATGCAATTCCTCAATTGCTTAATCCACTCACTCGAAGCAAGTCAGGAAATGAGATTCACCCAGATGTCCAAGAAGACGTGATCACAACCCTCTTAAATCTTTCGATCCATGATAACAACAAGAAACTTGTTGCTGAAACCCCAATGGTAATTCCTCTTCTTATGGAAGCATTAAGGTCAGGAACCATTGAGACGAGGAGTAATGCAGCTGCAGCGCTTTTTACATTATC comes from the Euphorbia lathyris chromosome 5, ddEupLath1.1, whole genome shotgun sequence genome and includes:
- the LOC136230824 gene encoding U-box domain-containing protein 9 isoform X1, coding for MAKTTGFNSDPSVMAKATELKKELQKLVKTILDDEDYPLETLDQAKETLFALKELKSKKRSSSLKLRESLPCPDEFKCPLSKELMRDPVILATGQTYDRPFIQKWLKAGNRTCPLTQQVLSHTLLTPNHLIREMILQWCKSQGLELPDPVQYVNDDGITEVDRDHFLSLLEKMSSALPEQKEAARQLRMLTKRMPSFRALFGESTDAIPQLLNPLTRSKSGNEIHPDVQEDVITTLLNLSIHDNNKKLVAETPMVIPLLMEALRSGTIETRSNAAAALFTLSALDSNKVLIGKAGALKPLMDLLEEGHPLAMKDVASAIFTLCFVHENKARAVRDGAVKVILKKIMNGVLVDELLAILAILSSHQRAVEDMGDLGAVPCLLRIIRENNCERNKENCIAILHTLCLNDRTKWRTVREEESKYGTISKLAKDGTSRAKRKANGLLERINRAVNLTHTA
- the LOC136230824 gene encoding U-box domain-containing protein 9 isoform X2, whose translation is MTYDRPFIQKWLKAGNRTCPLTQQVLSHTLLTPNHLIREMILQWCKSQGLELPDPVQYVNDDGITEVDRDHFLSLLEKMSSALPEQKEAARQLRMLTKRMPSFRALFGESTDAIPQLLNPLTRSKSGNEIHPDVQEDVITTLLNLSIHDNNKKLVAETPMVIPLLMEALRSGTIETRSNAAAALFTLSALDSNKVLIGKAGALKPLMDLLEEGHPLAMKDVASAIFTLCFVHENKARAVRDGAVKVILKKIMNGVLVDELLAILAILSSHQRAVEDMGDLGAVPCLLRIIRENNCERNKENCIAILHTLCLNDRTKWRTVREEESKYGTISKLAKDGTSRAKRKANGLLERINRAVNLTHTA